In a single window of the Arthrobacter sp. StoSoilA2 genome:
- the murF gene encoding UDP-N-acetylmuramoyl-tripeptide--D-alanyl-D-alanine ligase — protein sequence MIALTAAEIAHITHGRLTGDGDIAPTSVVTDSREATPGSLYVAKPGEHADGHDFVDAAFERGAVLVLAEREVTDVDGKPYPAVVVDDAVLAMGALAAEAIRRIRSAREQRGEEFTVIGITGSAGKTTTKDLLAGVLSQAGPTVAPRGSYNGEVGVPLTVFAADTDTRFLVIEMGATGIGHIKYLAGMVQPDIGVVLVVGTAHAGEFGGVENIATAKGELVEGLSEHGTAVLNLDDGRVSAMKSRTTAKVLGFSASPATNEDVEARNVVVNAEGHPEFDLVLPDGGPSVRVRSRLIGGHHVTNLLAAAAAAFAAGIPAADIASSLSSQSAASRWRMERTERPDGVTIINDAYNANPESMRAALRTLADLGQGRRTWAVLGAMLELGEDSIREHTAVGTQVVRLNISRLVVVGREARALYISAIQEGSWGDECSFTETAEEAYELLQRELQPGDLVLFKSSNGVGLRHLGDRIALPPRAESTGESAAEDAASEGNELL from the coding sequence ATGATTGCACTTACTGCGGCGGAGATCGCCCACATCACCCATGGCCGTTTAACCGGAGACGGGGACATCGCGCCCACTTCCGTCGTCACTGATTCCCGGGAAGCTACACCTGGTTCGCTCTACGTGGCGAAGCCCGGCGAACACGCGGACGGTCATGACTTCGTCGACGCTGCCTTCGAGCGGGGTGCCGTCCTGGTGCTGGCCGAACGCGAGGTCACCGATGTCGACGGCAAGCCGTATCCCGCCGTCGTCGTCGATGACGCCGTGCTCGCCATGGGAGCCCTTGCTGCCGAAGCAATCCGCCGCATCCGCTCCGCCAGGGAACAGCGCGGCGAGGAATTTACGGTCATCGGCATTACCGGGTCCGCCGGCAAAACCACCACCAAGGACTTACTCGCCGGCGTGTTGTCCCAAGCCGGGCCCACGGTGGCTCCGCGCGGCTCATACAACGGTGAGGTCGGCGTCCCGTTGACGGTCTTTGCTGCCGATACGGACACTCGCTTCCTCGTCATTGAGATGGGAGCCACCGGCATCGGGCACATCAAGTACCTCGCTGGGATGGTGCAGCCCGATATTGGTGTGGTGCTGGTGGTCGGCACCGCGCACGCCGGGGAATTCGGCGGTGTGGAAAACATCGCCACGGCCAAGGGCGAACTCGTTGAAGGGCTCAGTGAGCACGGTACGGCTGTCCTGAACCTGGACGATGGCCGGGTTTCCGCCATGAAGAGCCGCACCACGGCGAAAGTCCTGGGCTTTAGCGCCTCTCCAGCGACGAACGAAGACGTGGAAGCGCGCAACGTTGTGGTCAACGCAGAGGGCCACCCCGAGTTTGATCTTGTACTGCCCGACGGCGGCCCTTCCGTTCGCGTCCGCAGCCGCCTGATCGGCGGCCATCACGTGACGAACCTGCTGGCTGCCGCTGCTGCGGCATTTGCCGCGGGCATCCCGGCGGCCGACATTGCTTCCTCGCTTAGTTCCCAGTCCGCCGCCAGCCGCTGGCGCATGGAACGAACCGAACGCCCTGACGGTGTCACCATCATCAACGACGCATACAACGCCAATCCTGAGTCGATGCGGGCAGCACTGCGCACACTCGCTGATCTTGGACAGGGCAGACGGACCTGGGCCGTGCTTGGGGCCATGCTGGAGCTGGGCGAGGATTCCATCCGCGAGCACACCGCCGTGGGAACACAGGTGGTGCGCTTGAACATCTCCAGGCTCGTGGTGGTGGGACGCGAAGCGCGGGCCCTTTACATATCGGCTATCCAGGAAGGTTCGTGGGGGGACGAATGTTCGTTCACGGAGACTGCCGAAGAAGCTTACGAACTCCTGCAACGGGAGCTGCAACCCGGGGACCTGGTTTTGTTCAAGTCCTCCAATGGGGTGGGGCTGAGGCATTTGGGTGATCGGATAGCATTACCCCCACGGGCCGAGTCCACCGGGGAAAGCGCGGCTGAAGATGCCGCAAGCGAAGGGAACGAGCTGCTGTGA
- the mraY gene encoding phospho-N-acetylmuramoyl-pentapeptide-transferase has product MIALLIGAGVALLVALIGTPLFIRFLVAKSYGQFIRDDGPTSHHTKRGTPTMGGTVVVAAVLISYFVTHLIMWMMNPRSEGPSASGLLLLFLMVGMGFVGFLDDYIKISNKRSLGLNARAKLILQAAVGIIFAVLVLQFPNEDGLRPASTQISLVRDIPWLDLAFGGTILGAILFVIWSNLIITAATNGVNLTDGLDGLASGASIMVFGAYTIMGIWQNNQACGSPREAGSGCYQVRDPMDLALLAAILSAALVGFLWWNTSPAKIFMGDTGSLAIGGAVAAFAILSRTELLLAFIGGLFVLITLSVIIQVGFFKLSGGKRVFKMAPLQHHFELKGWAEVTVVVRFWILAGLFVAAGLGIFYAEWVVLL; this is encoded by the coding sequence GTGATTGCACTTTTGATCGGCGCCGGCGTCGCCCTTCTGGTGGCCCTGATAGGGACGCCCCTGTTCATCAGATTCCTGGTGGCAAAGAGCTATGGCCAGTTCATCCGCGACGACGGCCCAACCTCGCACCACACCAAGCGAGGCACGCCCACCATGGGCGGGACCGTGGTTGTTGCGGCGGTCCTGATCAGCTACTTCGTGACCCACTTGATCATGTGGATGATGAATCCACGGTCCGAGGGGCCCTCCGCGTCCGGGCTGCTTCTGCTGTTCCTGATGGTAGGAATGGGCTTCGTTGGGTTCCTGGATGACTACATCAAAATTTCCAACAAGCGCAGTTTGGGCCTGAACGCCCGTGCCAAGCTGATCCTGCAAGCCGCCGTTGGCATCATTTTTGCCGTTCTCGTGCTGCAGTTTCCCAACGAGGACGGACTCCGTCCGGCTTCCACGCAAATTTCCCTCGTCCGTGACATCCCCTGGCTGGATCTCGCCTTTGGCGGGACCATCCTGGGCGCAATTCTCTTTGTCATTTGGTCCAACCTCATTATCACTGCGGCTACGAATGGCGTGAACCTGACAGACGGCCTGGATGGCCTCGCGTCGGGAGCATCCATCATGGTGTTCGGCGCCTACACGATCATGGGGATCTGGCAGAACAACCAGGCCTGTGGTTCGCCCCGTGAGGCGGGCAGCGGTTGTTACCAAGTACGCGACCCCATGGACCTGGCGCTCCTGGCGGCAATCCTGAGCGCCGCTTTGGTGGGCTTCCTCTGGTGGAACACATCACCGGCCAAGATCTTCATGGGTGACACTGGTTCCCTGGCAATCGGAGGCGCTGTTGCCGCCTTCGCAATCCTCTCCCGCACAGAACTTTTGCTGGCCTTCATCGGTGGTTTGTTCGTCCTGATCACCCTTTCCGTCATCATCCAGGTTGGCTTCTTCAAGCTGTCGGGTGGTAAACGCGTCTTCAAGATGGCCCCACTGCAACATCACTTCGAACTGAAGGGTTGGGCAGAGGTCACGGTTGTTGTCCGCTTCTGGATTCTTGCCGGGCTCTTCGTGGCCGCAGGCCTTGGAATCTTCTACGCTGAATGGGTGGTGCTGCTGTGA
- the murD gene encoding UDP-N-acetylmuramoyl-L-alanine--D-glutamate ligase — MGGAAVNANQESSQSANDRLKDLTSWDADWRGLRVVVTGIGVSGFAAADTLIELGAKVVVVDASTTAKAEAQADTLKIVGAVDVLLGEEAVKVLPLIDGNKPELIVTSPGWRPDQALLAAAKRKHIPVWGDVELAWRVRERAGRKTADWLTITGTNGKTTTVGMTESMLQAAGLKAIAVGNVGTPILDALRDPVEYDAFAVELSSFQLHWSHSLSPVASVCLNVAEDHVDWHGSYASYLADKAKVYENTQKAAIYNADQIETERMVENADVVEGCRAVGFTTDTPGISMLGVVNGLLVDRAFIEERKNSAAELASISDLGPVAPRHMVANALAAAALVRAYGVEPAAVKQGLVNYLPGAHRIQLVAKHDAVLWINDSKATNPHAASAALSAFHNVVWIAGGLSKGVNYDDLVKEHAPRLKSVVLIGTDTEALEASLQRHAPDVPVIAQPKGDTESVQTADGNASSPIFGETIMAQAVRAAASVAEPGDTVLMAPAAASMDQFSSYAHRGDAFVQAVRELVEGQAKTTEE; from the coding sequence ATGGGTGGTGCTGCTGTGAACGCAAACCAGGAGAGCTCGCAGTCGGCCAACGACCGCCTCAAGGATCTCACCAGCTGGGATGCTGATTGGCGTGGCTTGCGGGTGGTGGTGACAGGAATCGGCGTGTCCGGCTTTGCTGCTGCAGATACCCTCATCGAACTTGGCGCAAAAGTTGTGGTGGTGGATGCCTCGACCACGGCGAAAGCAGAGGCGCAGGCCGACACCCTGAAAATCGTGGGTGCGGTGGATGTACTGCTGGGCGAAGAGGCCGTCAAGGTCCTTCCCCTCATCGACGGCAACAAGCCGGAGCTCATTGTGACCTCGCCGGGATGGCGCCCGGACCAAGCCCTGCTGGCCGCCGCGAAACGCAAGCATATTCCCGTGTGGGGCGACGTCGAATTGGCGTGGCGCGTCCGCGAACGGGCTGGCCGGAAGACCGCTGATTGGCTCACCATCACCGGCACCAACGGCAAGACCACCACGGTTGGGATGACAGAGTCCATGCTGCAGGCGGCCGGACTCAAAGCCATTGCGGTGGGCAACGTAGGCACGCCCATCCTTGACGCGCTCAGGGATCCGGTGGAGTACGACGCTTTTGCGGTGGAACTCTCAAGCTTCCAGTTGCATTGGAGCCATTCGCTGTCACCGGTGGCCAGCGTATGCCTGAACGTCGCCGAAGACCACGTGGACTGGCATGGCTCCTATGCGTCGTACCTTGCAGACAAAGCGAAGGTCTACGAGAACACGCAGAAGGCTGCCATCTACAACGCCGATCAAATTGAAACCGAGCGCATGGTGGAGAACGCGGACGTCGTGGAAGGCTGCCGCGCGGTCGGATTCACCACGGACACGCCTGGCATCAGCATGCTGGGCGTCGTGAATGGATTGTTGGTTGACCGCGCGTTTATCGAAGAGCGGAAAAACTCAGCCGCCGAACTCGCGTCCATCTCCGATCTTGGGCCAGTGGCACCGCGCCATATGGTGGCCAATGCCCTGGCCGCAGCTGCCCTCGTCCGTGCTTACGGGGTTGAGCCTGCCGCCGTGAAGCAAGGCTTGGTCAACTATCTGCCCGGTGCACACCGTATCCAGCTCGTAGCCAAACACGACGCCGTGCTGTGGATCAATGATTCAAAGGCCACCAACCCACACGCTGCCTCGGCCGCTCTTTCGGCTTTCCACAATGTGGTGTGGATCGCAGGGGGACTCTCCAAGGGCGTCAATTACGATGACCTCGTCAAGGAGCACGCTCCCCGTTTGAAGTCGGTTGTGCTCATCGGCACTGACACGGAGGCCTTGGAAGCGTCGCTCCAGCGACACGCACCGGATGTCCCCGTGATAGCCCAGCCCAAGGGCGACACTGAAAGTGTGCAGACCGCAGACGGTAACGCCTCCTCGCCGATTTTTGGTGAGACCATCATGGCCCAGGCTGTGAGGGCAGCGGCCAGCGTGGCGGAGCCAGGTGACACCGTGCTCATGGCTCCGGCGGCTGCATCCATGGATCAGTTCTCTTCCTACGCTCACCGTGGCGACGCTTTCGTCCAGGCAGTACGCGAGCTCGTGGAAGGGCAGGCAAAGACCACCGAGGAGTAA